In a genomic window of Rhododendron vialii isolate Sample 1 chromosome 12a, ASM3025357v1:
- the LOC131309964 gene encoding uncharacterized protein LOC131309964 isoform X1 yields the protein MWDELNVYQPLTIDLKVQQKYRDQFRVTKFLSGLNTELAPLSPQILSDKEVPTVGEAFARVRRAAPQSSVLEHPTPSALAAPATGLIPSSGNFSHSNPPHSRSGSYERGGRRGGRGGRGGRGTKKCTHCNATNHTVEFYWKLHGKPAWANQATFEGEPSGLAPPDQITISRSEYDSMFHKANASSTSIATHVSSGNTCFHSSSRTGSAPWILDSGASDHMTGSQDAEDDWWGV from the coding sequence ATGTGGGATGAGTTAAATGTTTATCAACCTTTAACCATAGATTTAAAGGTTCAGCAGAAATACAGAGATCAATTTCGAGTTACCAAATTCTTGTCCGGGCTGAATACAGAACTTGCTCCTCTCAGTCCCCAAATTCTTTCCGACAAGGAAGTTCCTACTGTTGGTGAGGCTTTTGCTCGTGTTCGAAGGGCTGCTCCTCAGTCTTCTGTTTTAGAGCATCCAACTCCATCTGCTCTAGCTGCTCCTGCTACTGGTCTTATTCCATCTTCTGGGAATTTTAGCCACTCTAATCCTCCCCACAGTCGTAGTGGTTCTTATGAACGTGGTGGTCGACGTGGCGGCCGTGGGGGGCGTGGTGGTCGTGGCACCAAGAAGTGTACACATTGCAATGCAACCAATCACACTGTTGAGTTCTATTGGAAGCTTCATGGCAAGCCGGCTTGGGCTAATCAGGCTACATTTGAGGGGGAGCCATCTGGGTTGGCTCCTCCAGATCAGATTACTATCTCTAGGTCTGAGTATGATTCCATGTTTCACAAGGCTAATGCATCTTCGACTTCCATTGCGACTCATGTCTCATCAGGTAATACTTGCTTTCACTCATCTTCTCGTACTGGCAGTGCTCCATGGATTCTCGATTCTGGCGCAtctgatcatatgacag
- the LOC131309964 gene encoding uncharacterized protein LOC131309964 isoform X2, whose protein sequence is MWDELNVYQPLTIDLKVQQKYRDQFRVTKFLSGLNTELAPLSPQILSDKEVPTVGEAFARVRRAAPQSSVLEHPTPSALAAPATGLIPSSGNFSHSNPPHSRSGSYERGGRRGGRGGRGGRGTKKCTHCNATNHTVEFYWKLHGKPAWANQATFEGEPSGLAPPDQITISRSEYDSMFHKANASSTSIATHVSSGSQDAEDDWWGV, encoded by the coding sequence ATGTGGGATGAGTTAAATGTTTATCAACCTTTAACCATAGATTTAAAGGTTCAGCAGAAATACAGAGATCAATTTCGAGTTACCAAATTCTTGTCCGGGCTGAATACAGAACTTGCTCCTCTCAGTCCCCAAATTCTTTCCGACAAGGAAGTTCCTACTGTTGGTGAGGCTTTTGCTCGTGTTCGAAGGGCTGCTCCTCAGTCTTCTGTTTTAGAGCATCCAACTCCATCTGCTCTAGCTGCTCCTGCTACTGGTCTTATTCCATCTTCTGGGAATTTTAGCCACTCTAATCCTCCCCACAGTCGTAGTGGTTCTTATGAACGTGGTGGTCGACGTGGCGGCCGTGGGGGGCGTGGTGGTCGTGGCACCAAGAAGTGTACACATTGCAATGCAACCAATCACACTGTTGAGTTCTATTGGAAGCTTCATGGCAAGCCGGCTTGGGCTAATCAGGCTACATTTGAGGGGGAGCCATCTGGGTTGGCTCCTCCAGATCAGATTACTATCTCTAGGTCTGAGTATGATTCCATGTTTCACAAGGCTAATGCATCTTCGACTTCCATTGCGACTCATGTCTCATCAG